The proteins below come from a single Chrysoperla carnea chromosome 1, inChrCarn1.1, whole genome shotgun sequence genomic window:
- the LOC123305462 gene encoding M-phase phosphoprotein 6: protein MSRGELKTSLSKGLLSMRFMQKSKQKLEKEKEVQESQSLYASEITDEMKKEVTFITELSRGACEDVIKGRLSFGGINPEIERIMAEEAAALAAEHDKRLETSISDESMAEHYVGVSRTFNKKFQKYAKRHRQDENSDSSKKKKKFLKPVDDD from the coding sequence ATGTCTCGCGGTGAATTAAAGACTTCTTTATCCAAAGGTTTACTAAGCATGCGATTCAtgcaaaaaagtaaacaaaaactcGAAAAAGAAAAAGAGGTTCAAGAAAGTCAAAGTTTATATGCATCAGAAATTACCgatgaaatgaaaaaagaagTGACTTTTATAACTGAATTAAGTCGAGGTGCATGTGAAGATGTTATTAAAGGTAGATTATCATTTGGTGGTATCAATCCGGAGATCGAACGAATAATGGCTGAAGAAGCAGCAGCATTAGCTGCAGAGCATGATAAACGTCTTGAAACAAGTATATCAGACGAAAGCATGGCTGAACATTATGTTGGAGTTTCaagaacttttaataaaaaatttcaaaagtatgcAAAACGACATAGACAGGATGAAAATTCAGAttcttcaaaaaagaaaaaaaaattcttaaagccAGTGGATGATGATTGA